From the genome of Streptococcus oralis:
TGCTCTTTCAAATCTGATCAAATGACCAACACCTGCCGTTTCAGCAGATTTTTTAGCCACTTCTAAGGCTTGTCCATCCATATCAACAGCAGTTATCTTACAACCAAAACGCTGTGCCAACTCAATTGCTGTAGTTCCCCTATTGCACGCAACTTCTAGTATTCTCTTTTCTTTTGAAACTCCTCCTTCCGCAATTAACCAATCTGTAGCACGTTTTCCACCTGGACGTAAGCGTTTTTTTCCCAGTTTTGCTAAAAACTTATGACCTGCTTCTGACATTTGAACACCTCTATTTTTTCTTCATTATAACATAAAATTATATTATCTGACAATTCTAATCTATTATTTGATAAACTAGAATCAAAAGCATACAAGCTGCCATGACTATAGCATAAATCTATTAATCACCTCTCTAGTTCGAATTCAATTGCTCACGTAGTTTATGCATATAGGTTACGACTACATATTTGTACTTTAGAGTTGCTGGCCTCCTTATCCGCTATATGCGCTTTACTATCACGTGCCTATTCGTATAGCCAAGATTTCTCTATATCTTTCTCTGCCGATTCTTATTTCCAACGACAGACTTAAACAGTCTATCCTAATGCCGTTCGATCAGCTACTCACAATAGTCAGGCTTGGGAATCACTTTTGGGTTTACTAGTATATGGTACCCACAGAGGACCTACACCTCAGATGAACGGAATGCCCGTCGTACCTAAAAAACGAGCACTTTCGTACTCGTTTTTAAAAATCTGTTAATTAAAGTGAGTTTACGTCAACCTTGATACCAACACCTTGAGTAGTTGTGATTGTCAAGTTTGTTACGTAAGTTCCTTTAGCTGTAGCTGGTTTTGCTTTTTGGATTGTTTCGTTGAAAGCTTTAAAGTTTTCAACCAATTTTTCAGCTTCAAATGATACTTTACCGATGATTGCTTGAACGTTACCTGCACGGTCAGCACGGTAAGTGATTTTACCACCTTTAGACTCTTCAACTGCTTTAGCAACATCCATTGTTACAGTACCAGTTTTAGGGTTTGGCATCAAGTTACGTGGTCCAAGGACACGTCCAAGACGTCCAACAAGAGCCATCATGTCAGGTGTAGCGATAACTACGTCGAAGTCCAACCAACCGTCGTTGATTTTCGCAACAAGGTCATCTTCACCAACAAAGTCTGCACCAGCAGCTTTTGCTTCTTCAGCTTTTGCACCACGTGCGAAAACAAGAACGCGTGAAGTTTTACCAGTACCGTTTGGCAATACCATTGCTCCACGGATTTGTTGGTCAGCTTTTTTAACGTCAATGTTCAAGTTGTAAGCAACTTCTACAGTTGCGTCAAATTTTGCAAAGTTAGTTTCTTTTGCAAGTGCTACAGCTTCTTCTACACTGTATGCTTTTGTGCTGTCGATTTTCTCAAGAGCAGCACGAAGTTGTTTGCTTTTTTTAGCCATTTTCTATTCTCCTTGTAAGTGGTTCAATCGATTTTCATCTCCCACGTCACTTCTCGAAATGATGAAGTCTTGCGGGTATTCAGTCTATTGATTTTCTTTTCCTACTTCCTTAAGTTCCTTTGCTGTACCCAAGTACAAGCATCAGTCACTTGCCTAGTATGAAAAGTAACTAATAGACTGCTGTGAGATTTTCTACTGTGTTATTGATTAGTCAACAACAGTGAATCCCATAGAACGAGCAGTACCTTCGATCATACGCATTGCAGACTCAATGTTTGCTGCGTTCAAATCTGGCATCTTAGTTTCTGCAATTTCTTGTACTTGTGCACGAGTAACTGTAGCAACTTTAGTTTTGTTAGGTGTACCTGATCCTTTTTCAACACCTGCAGCTTTTTTCAAAAGAACAGCAGCTGGTGGTGTTTTTGTAACGAAAGTAAATGATTTGTCTTCGTATACTGAGATAACAACTGGAATGATCATACCAGCTTGGTCAGCTGTACGAGCGTTGAACTCTTTTGTGAATCCCATGATGTTGATACCAGCTTGACCAAGAGCAGGTCCAACCGGTGGAGCTGGTGTAGCTTTACCAGCAGGGATTTGCAATTTTACAAGTTTTTCGACTTTTTTAGCCATTTTTAAATCCTCCTTTGTGGTTTTGGCGGTAATTAGAGATTTTTACCTCCCACAAGTATGCTTTACACATACCTTTCCATTATACACTATTTATCTAAAAATGCAAGAAAAAAATTTCATTTTTAATCGACGTAATCGCCGCCTTCAAAGCCATAGTACTCTTCCAAACTGAGGCCACTTGCAGCAATTTCTTTGGCTTCTTTTCCAACGTAGCGGAGATGCCATTCTTCTGCCATGTAGCCAGTCTCTTTTTCCTTACCTTTGAGATAGCGAACGACAAAGCCATAGTCAGCCGCATGGTCCAAGAGCCACTGGGCTGCCTTTTCTTCAGTGACTAAATCACCATCTGTCCCAATAAGGTCAAAAGCAAGACCCGTCTGGTGTTCACTGTAACCTGGGCGTGCTGAGTAGCGATCTGCTGCTTCCTTACCGTCTTGATTCACATAGTCTTGATAAAGTTTGGTTTGAGTTTCATAACTTCTAAAACCACTGTAGTGATCGCTGATTGGGTAGCCAGCTGCTTGCATTGCTGCAATGAGTTTGACCAACTCTGCTTTAGCTGTTGGATTTTCTCCTGGATTATAGTCTTTTGACAAAGGATAGTGCTTATTAGCTATGACGATTTCATCGTATTTCCCTTGAATACTATAGTAGTCTCCCTTGTTCACAACCTCTGCCTTCTTCTGACTAGAAGCTTGGGATTTGCTCCCTACAGTTCCTTCAGGTTGACTAGTTTGTTCTGTTTTTTGAGTGTTTTCTTCATTTTTAGGTTTTTCTTGAGAACATGCTGCTAGGGTTACTGCCAGCAAACCAGATAAAACAATGTATCTTTTTTTCATTTTTTCTTCCTCTCTTAGACCAAGTGCTTCTCTAATTCATCGGATAAGGCTTTAATCATTTGTTCCAACTCTGGCGATTGTACTTGGCAATCTTCTGCCGCCATTTCTTCCCAGGGCACCCACCAGACTGGACCACGGCCATTCAATCCATGACCCCTCATATCACCTGATCGTCTTGGAAATAGGTGCCAGTGAGCGTGGGCATCTCCATTTCCTAGAAGTTCAATGTTCATCTTTTCAGCTTTAAACGTTTTGGCAACAGCTTCTTGGACCAAACTCATTTCCTCTAGAAAACGAAGTTTTACAGAAGTCTCCATATGGTGGAGTTCTGTGACATGCTCTTTTGCTAGAAATAAGGTATAGCCCTTAAAGTATTGGTGGTCTCCAATAACTACATATCCTGTTTCTAGTTCTTTTACAAAGTAGGGATTTTCCCCTTCCTTGATCCATTCAATTCTTTGACAAATCAAGCACATATTAGTCTACCAATGCACTCTTGAGATAGGCATCAACCATACGCTCAGTCGCTACGACCGAATCAATGTGTGTTCGTTCGTAAGAGTGACTGGATTCAATACCAGCTCCAAGGAGGGCGTGTTTGACCTCTGCTCCTGCTGACATAGCTGCTGAAGCGTCCGATCCATAAAATGGATAGATATCCAGCTTAAATGGAATATCTTGCTCTTTCGCCAAAGCTACTAAGTGTTGACGGAAGTCATAGTGATAAGGTCCTGAAGCATCCTTTACACAGATAGATACTGTGTACTCATCCGTCTGTTGGTCATCGCCCATAGCTCCCATATCCACAGCCAGATATTCTACTACCTGACTTGGAATATTGGAGTTAGCACCATGGCCCACCTCTTCAAAGACTGAAAAAGCAAAGTGTGTCGTCATCGGCAAGTCAATTCCTTCTTCTTTATAAACTCGAAGGAGATTGAGCAAAATTGCTGCGCTGACCTTGTCATCCAAGTGGCGAGACTTGATAAAACCAGTTTCCGTCACAACAGTTCGCGGATCGAAACTAATAAAGTCACCAACCTCAATACCCAAGGCACGTGTTTCTTTTTCATTGGTCACTTTTTCGTCCAAACGCACTTCCATATTGTCCTGAGTACGTTCAGCAGTTCCTGCATCTTTGTAGACATGGCAAGATGTCTGGTGGATAAGGATCGTTCCAGATACCGTTTTACCTGTACTAGCCACATGAACGGTACAGTTTTCTCCCTCAATCATGTTCCAAGGAAAACCACCGATCCGGTCCAATTTGAGACGTCCATCAGGTTTAACAGCACGTACAATGGCTCCGAGTGTGTCCACATGGGCAGTTACATAGCGATGTTGTTCGTCGTTTTGACCTTTGATTGTTACATTGACACCACCCTTAGCAGTTCGAACAGGCTGGTAACCAAGCTCTTCTAAAGTATGGACTAGATAATCTGAGATCTCACGAGTAAAGCCTGTTGGAGATGCAATAGCAGTTAGTTCTTTGATATAGTTTATAGTCTGATTCATTTCTTCACCTCTTTCCTACCATTATAACATTTTTCTAGTCAGACTCCTTCTCAAAAGGAGAAAAACTGTGTTTAGTTGCTTTCACTATAGATCCATGTTATAATACAAATACTTTGATTATGAAAGGAAAGTAACAAATATGAAATCATACTTTAAAGTATCACTAGCCCTTGTGGCTTCACTTGTTCTCCTGCTCGGATGTTCCAAACAAGCGTCAACACCTACCAACAGCAGTTCTAAAGAAGACACAACAACTCAGTCAAGTGAGAGCAAACAAAGCAGCAAACAATCATCTGAAAAGAAAGAAACAACTAAGACACATACTTTTGTCAACAAAAGCAATTCTGGAATCACTTCTACCTTGGTTTATACTGTAGACGGCGACAATGTTATCAAGCAATCAGCTCATAACATTGCTGATCCTGAAATCCTTGGTGCAACTCCAGAAGATGTCAAGAGTTTTATCGAAGAAAAGTACAAAGGTTATAATGGACTCAAAGGTGTTAAACAAACGATTGAAATCAAAGATGGAAAAGTTGTTCAAGATCTAGAAGTTGACTTCTCAGTTGCAAGCATTAGCGAACTTAGAAAAGCACTTCCTGAAGAATATTCTGGTATCGGTAATCGTGTCAGTTTCTCAAATTCTAAAAAAGCACTGGAAAAAATGGGATTCACAGAGAAGACGAACTAATCTCCCAAAATTTCATATAGACTAGTGTAGGTCCACCCCAAAAGTTAGACACAACTCTGACTCTTGGGGTATTTTGTTACATCCCTAACCGATGAGTTCAATAGATTCCTCCAAATCCCATAAAAAGTGCATTTAAAACTTCACACCCTTATAAAGCCATATGATAAAAGATTTTTGAAACAAATAGAGACAAAACTTTAATCGTCAGACTAGTTTCTGTTCATTGTCATGTCAAGTCAGATGAGAGGGGAGGTCTAGTTGATTTTGTAGTAGAATCATGTTATAATACAAAATACTTTGATTATGAAAGGAAATTCTATGAAAACTTATGTTAAAACTTCACTAGCCCTAGTGACTTCACTTGTCCTCCTGCTTGGATGTTCCAAACAAGCTTCTACACCTGCTAGCAGCAGTACCAAAGAAGACACAACAACTCAGTCAAGCGAGACCAAACAAAGCAGTCAACAATCATCTGAAAAGAAAGATGAGACAAAAAACTACATTTTTGTTCACAATAGCAATCCCGGAAGAACTTCTACCTTGACATACACTGTTAAGGGGGATGATGTTGTAAAACAAACTGCTCATAATGTATTTGACCCTGAGAAACTTAATAATACCGCGGAAGGTATTAAGCAAATTGTTGACGATACTAATAAAGGTTATGAAGGGGTCAAAGGGGTTACACAAAAAGTTGAAATTCAAGACGAAAAAGTTATCCAAAACATCGAGGTTGACATGACTGTCGCGAGTCTTGACGAATTGAAAAAAGCAATGCCGAATGAATATTATGGTATTGGAAACCGTGTAAGCTTTGCTGCTTCGAAAAAAAAGCTTAAAGAGGCTGGTTATACCGAACAAACCAACTAATGAGTCGTGCTCATACAAAAAATTCTTGGTCGATGACCAAGAATTTTTTTATTCCATCTCAAAAACATCACTCTCTTGTTTGTTTGGTAGAACCAATGAAAGCAAGATTCCGATAATAGCTGGCACTAGCCATGGAAGAGAGGCGGACGCAAACGGAAGGGCATTAATCAGATTTTCAAGAAACTCAATCTTAAAGGAACTTCCAAGAACGCTTGCAAGAGCAATAGCTGTAACAAGGCTAATGGTTAACTGCATGCCCGGTTTTGATAAGGGTACAAACTTATTAACAATCACGATCATCACAATGGAGATGGTGATTGGGTACAAGATTACAAGTACTGGCACTGAGTACTTAATGATTGCATCAAGGCCAAGATTAGCAATAGCAAACCCAATCAAGGTAAAGGCAGTTGCATAGACCTTGTAACTGATTTGTGGGAAACGTCCGTTAAAGAACTCTGCTGTCGACACAATCAAGCCAACTGTCGTTGTGAAACAGGTTACAGTTACCATAACAGCAAGAAAGAGCTGAGCTGTTGAACCAAAGATTTCCTGAGTTGCTTGTGACAAGATATAAACGCCTGGTGTTCCACCCTTCATCACTTCTGCTGGTACTGGGAAGTGATTTCCAAGGAATCCTAAACCAATGTAAAGAGCGCTAAAGGCAAGAGCTACAACGATACCAACCACCCAAATAGTTGAAATGTATTCTTTCTTACTGGAAAATCCAAGTTGTTTCAAGGTTTGAACAGCAATTACACTGAAGGCCACTGAGGCAAGGGCATCCAAAGTGTTATAACCTTCTAGGAAACCTGTCCCAAAAGCAGAAGCTTGATAAGCAGCTGACGCAGTTTGAGTACTTGTTCCACCGTATTTGAAGGCACCTAGTACAACCAAGATAACGATCAACAAAGCAAAGACTGGCGTTAAGATACGTCCGATTCGATCCAAAATCTTTGATGGATTAAGTGAAATCAAATAAGCCGCTGCAAAATACAGTACGGTAAAGACAATCAATCCAAGTCCTTTATTCGCATCTGATAAAAGGGGGCTAATCCCGACTTCGTAAGCTGTTGTGGCTGTACGTGGAATGGCAAAGAAAGGGCCAATCGATAGATAGAGGACTGCAAGATAAAGAGTCGCAAACCAAGGTGAGATTTTCTTAGAAATCTCGTGAATATATCCTTTAGGGTTTAGAGTTCCAATAATAAGTGTCAAGACGGCAATACCGACACCTGAAAAGACAAAACCTGCGATGGCAGGAAGAAATTGTTCTCCAGATAAAGCACCTAGAGAAGGTGGAAAAATCAAGTTTCCCGCACCAAAAAATATTCCAAACAGGAGCAAGCCTGTTAGGGCACCTTTTTTAGCCATAAAAATCTCCTTCATATTTCTAAAATACTGACCTAGTATACCATGATTAAGACTCTGAAAAAAGTATCCAAAATTAATCATTGAATGTTTTCAATATTTTTAAAAATAAGAATTATCTAAAAACAGAATCCCTCACTCAGTTGAAACCGAGCAAGGGAAGATTAGGATCTATCGCCATATAGGGTTAAAGATTTTCAAAGGCCGTCATTCCACCTTGAACATTAATGGTCTTGTATCCATGTTCCTCTAAGAATTGGCAAGCACGAGCTGAACGAATGCCCGACTTACAGATGACATAATGCAACTGGTCCTTGTCCAACTGATCATAAGTATCCGCTAGTTGACTGAGAGGGAAATTCTGAGCACCTTCTAAATGAAGCGGCTCGAACTCTTCTACTTCTCTCACATCTAAGACTGAAAGGGACTCTTTCTGATAGAGCTGGTAAAATGCGCCGAAGGCTATTTCTTTCATTCTTTTTCTCCTAAAATGGTTTTAATTCTTTTTTTCAAATCGGGCACCACTTCTGACTCAAACCAAGGATTCTTAGCCATCCAGATTTGATTTCGTGGTGACGGGTGCACCAGAGGGAAATAGGTTGGTAAGTAGTTCTGGTAATTTTTTACTCTCTCTGTCACCTTGCCACTAACTTTCTCCTGTAAATAATAGGCTTGGGCATACTGGCCAATCAAGAGAGTTAATTGGATATCGGGCAACTCTTGCAAGAGTTGTGGATGCCATTTTTCTGCGAAACCTGTACGAGGTGGAAGGTCGCCTGACTTGCCATGCCCTGGAAAGTAAAAATCCATGGGCAGAACTGCAAAATAACCTGAATTGTAAAAGGTGTCCTCATCCACACCTAACCAGTCCCGCAAGCGATCGCCACTCTTATCCTTCCAATAAATCCCAGCTTCTTGGGTTTTAAGCCCAGGAGCCTGACCGACAATATTGATGCGGGCAGTTTTTGGCGCCGCAAAGAGAGGTTCGATTCCGCGTTCTGTATAGCTGGTATTCTGTGGATCCGCCATAATAGCTTTCTTGATTCTTTCAATTTGAGACATCTTTTTTCCCTCCAAAAAGAAGTCCAAGCATAACATCTCAGACTTCTATTGTTTTATTTGATCAATTCATAGATAGCTTCTGCATAGATTGCTGCTGCTCGGAAGAGATCGTCCAAGGCGATAAATTCATTAGCTTGGTGCATGGTGTCAATAGAGTCTGGGAACATGGCACCGTAGGCAACTCCACGTTCCAGCAAGCGACCAAAGGTACCACCACCGATGACTTGCTCGTGACCTTGGAGACCAGTTTGTTTTTCATAAACATTCAACAAGGTTTGAACGAGTGGATCTTCCATTGGTACATAGTGAGGGGTATGACCGTGTTCAGAAAGGCTAACAGCAGCAACTGGTAAGTTTTCAAGAACTGACTGGATTTGCTCTGGACTTGTTCCTTTTGGATAACGGAAGTTGAGGGCAATGGTATTGTCAGCACTTGTTTCATCAAAGCGGAAGACACCGGCATTCATAGAAAGGGCACCCATCTTTTCATCTACATGAGCAACCTTGAGATTTGTACCCTCATGGTCGTTCAAGAGAATCTTACCAGCGATGTTAAGGTAGTCTTTTGCAGGTCCTGCAAAGTCAAACTGGCTGAGGAAAAGGGCAAGATAGGTCGCACCATTGACACCTGATGCAGGCATAGCACCATGGGCTGATTTACCAATGATGGTGACCTTGTATTTGCCAGCATCTTCTTGAATTTCTCCTCTGAGTTTGTATTCTGCAACAAAGGTATCTAGTTTAGCTTGCAAGTCAGCCAGGTCGCCTGAAACGACTGCTGTTGCTGATTCAGGTACCATGTTTTCACGCAATCCACCTCTGAAGCTGTGAAGACGGGCTGCACCTGTATTTTCACCTGCAAAGTGAAGATATTCCGTGATGTTCCCTTTTTCACCATTGATGATAGGGAATTCAGCGTCTGGAGAGAAACCGAAGTCTGGTTTCGCAAGTCCTACATGTTCAAAGTAGTAGTCCATGTCTGCCCAACCTGATTCTTCGTCTGTTCCAACGATGAAACGAACTTTCTTAGAAGTTGGAAGTCCCAATTCTTTGATGATTTTCAAACCATAGTAACAAGCAGTTGTAGGTCCCTTATCATCTGAAGCACCACGCGCATAAAGGCGACCGTCTTTGATAGTTGGTGTATAAGGGTCCGTGTCCCAACCGCTACCAGCTGGCACCACGTCCATGTGAGCAAAAATTCCGAGAACTTCTTCTCCTTCACCAAACTCAAAATGTCCTGCGTAGTTATCGACATTCTTTGTTGGATAGCCATCGCGGTCTGCGATTTCAAGGAATTTTTCCAAAGCTTTTACTGGACCAGGTCCAAATGGATGCTCAGCATCGGCCTTGCTGTCATCACGTTCTGAGTTGATTTCCAAAAGGCTAAACAAGTCAGCCAAGAGGTCTTCTTTGCGTTTTTCTACTTCTGCTGTAAAATCAATTGCTGTCATTTTTTCTTCTTTCTATCTTTTCTCGATGATTTCATCCACTGGCAAGCGGTAGCTTGGTTCCAATTTTTCATCTGTGTAACCCACTGTAATCAAGAGTTCTGGGCGGAATCGGTCTTCAATATCCAAAACTTCGTTGGCTTTTGATTTGTCAAATCCAAGGATAATGTTAGAACCGATTCCTTGGTCTGTAAGAGCCAAAACCAAATTCATGGCAACCAAACCTGCATTGAGGGCTAGATAGTCGCTAATCTGTTGCTCACTGTAACGTGCAAATTCAGCTGGCAGATTCTTCATAAAATATTGAAGTTGCTCTTCAGAAAAGTTATTAGCGCCGCCAACTCGGGCAATCTTACGAGCACGTTTAGCCAAATCTGTGTCTGTAAACAAGGCAATGGTTACAGGAGCTGAAGAAACCTGCTCAAAGTTCGAACCGTATGCCAATTTTGCCAATTCAGCATTTTTCTCACGAACAACCACAAATTTCCAAGGCTGGCTGTTGTGGGCACTTGGTGCCAAGGTTGCGATTTCGATAGCCGTACGCACATCTTTGGGATCCACCGGCTTATCAGTGAAATGCTTAGTCGCATGACGTTTTTTATTTAATTCAAGAAATTTCATAATCGATTTCCTTTTCTAATTCTACTGCTTCCATTCTACCATATTTTGAAAGAGCTTGCAGAGATTTTTCATAGAAAGAAATTGGAACACGGATGAAGCCATGGATTTAAATTTATCATTAAAACCAGTTTTTTCCCCATCCAATTTCAACTAATTTTCAGGGGTTTAAAGAAACTAGTCTATCTTATATTTTGACTTTATAGCCTCCAAGAAATCTTTCACATCCTCTACATATCCATGCTTTTCAATTAAACTAGCTAAGAGTTCCAGATTGTGCCCCCGATAGTTGTCATCTCGGCGTAGTTCTTCATACATTTCGATAAAAGGAAGCCCCTTGGACTTGGCCAATTCTAACTCTGCTTCATAATCATAAGAAACTTTTCGGAATAAAATGTTTACCAATTCTCCATCTTCCACTTCTATCACGGCATACTGGGCACGGTGATTTTTTAACGCCTCCCAATTAAAATAGGGCATGCCAATCGACCCTGGATTGATGATTTGTTGCCCTTGACTGCCATAACGAAGCAACTGCTTGTGGACATGACCATAGACTGCCACGTCAACTTCATCATCTAGGAGTTGGTCAAATTTCTCTGTATCATTCTCAACTAGCAAGTCACCACCATAGTTCTTATTTGGCAAATTATGAGAAAGAGAAAAGCGCAGTCCGTCAACTTCTTTCTTTTCTAGCATAGGTAAACTTCGTAGCCAGTCAATCGTTGCAGGATCCATTCGCTCCATCAAAAACTGAGTCAATCGCATGAGCTGGATTTCTTGTGGATCTTCCAAACCATATTCACCATCCAAGGCCTCAAGGACACAATCATCCCAATTACCTCGAACACTTGCTGCAATAGGAAGTCCCTTCAACAGAGCGACCAGATCATTTGCACCTGGACCAGGAAGAAAAATATCTCCCAGAAGCCAGTATTCACTGACTCCTTGAGTTTTAGCATCTGCAATCACTGCTTCTAAGGCAGTCGCATTGCCATGAATATCTGATAAAATTGCAATTTTATGATTCATTGTGTTCTCCTTCTATTTGATAATCTACTCTCTCTTCCGCTACTTGAGCCAACTCCACTTCTTCCTGAGGGTTCAACTTTCTCTGAACAGCTTCTGCGACTGCTTTTGGCACCCCAACTTCGACAATCTCATCCACACTAGCTTCCTTGATTTTAGTGAGAGATTTAAAATGCTTCATGAGATTCTGTTTGCGTTTAGGTCCCAGACCGTCAATCCCATCCAGTTGTGAAGAAAAGGAATTTTTTGAGCGCAGTTGGCGGTGGAAGGTGATAGCAAAGCGGTGCACCTCATCCTGGATGCGTTGGAGGAGAAAGAATTCTTGAGAATTGCGAGACAACTCCACCACTTCCAGTGGATCTCCAAAGAGCAGTTCATGGGTTTGGTGCTTGTCATTCTTTTGCAGACCTGCAATTGGGATATCCAAACCTAGCTCTTCTTGGATGACTTGCTTTGCGATATTGACTTGACCTTGTCCCCCATCAATCACAATCAAATCTGGCGGGGTTAAACCATCACGTTGAACTCGGCCATAACGTCTGCGAATAACCTCTCGCATACTAGCATAGTCATCTGGGCCAACAACCGTTTTTATCTTGTACTTTCGGTAGTCTTTTTTACTCGGTTTGCCATTGACAAAGACCACCATAGCTGAAACAGGACTGGTTCCCATGATATTAGAGTTATCAAAGGACTCGATACGGACTGGGGTCGGGATTTGGAGCAAGCGTCCCAGATTTTCAATAGCTCCTTGGGTCTTTTCGACTGATTTTTCTAGCAGATTGAACTTCTGCTCCAGACTAACACGGGCATTTTTGATGGCTAGATTGACCAGTTGTTTTTTCTCTCCACGTTGGGGCTTGAAAATCTTGGTATCCACCAAAGCCTTAACGGCTTCTTCATCGATATCCTGCGGAATCAGCACCTCATTGGGAACCAGGTGAGATTTTTCTTGATAGAATTGTCCCACATAGGTCAAGAAGTCCTCATCCGGATCATTGTAGTAGGGGAAGAGATTGACATCCCGCTCAATGAGCTTGCCTTGACGAACAAAGAAAACCTGAACACACATCCAGCCCTTATCCACATAGTAACCAAAGACGTCCCGATTTTGCAAATCTTTCGCCATGACCCGTTGCTTGGTCCGAAGCGTTCCAATGGCCTGAATCAGGTCACGGTATTCCGCCGCACGTTCAAACTCCATACTTTGAGCTGCGGATGCCATCTTCCCCTTGAGGTCATCAATGATTTTATCATCCTGCCCTTTTAGGAAATCAGAAACCTCCTGAGCCATGGACTTGAAATAAGCCTCATCTTTTTTACAGATAGTATGGGCCATACATTGGCCGATATGGTAGTAAAAACAGACCTTAGAGGGTGGGTTGGTACATTTCCGAAAAGGGAAAATCCGGTCCAGTAGACGCTTGATTTCATTTGCTGCCCCTACATCTGGATAGGGACCAAAGTAGAGACCACCGTCCTTTTTGACCTGACGGGTGATAATAAGCCGCGGATAGCGCTCATTGGTGATTTTGATAAAGGGATAGGACTTATCATCCTTGAGCATGATATTGTACTTGGGCTGATTTTCCTTGATGAGGTTGATTTCTAGAAGAAGTGCCTCAATATTGGACTCAGTGACGATAAATTCAAAATCTACAATTTCAGACACCAGTGCCTCCGTCTTGGTATCGTGACTCCCACGGAAATAGGAGCGCACACGGTTGCGCAGATTTTTAGCCTTTC
Proteins encoded in this window:
- the uvrC gene encoding excinuclease ABC subunit UvrC, whose protein sequence is MNNLIKSKLELLPTSPGCYIHKDKNGTIIYVGKAKNLRNRVRSYFRGSHDTKTEALVSEIVDFEFIVTESNIEALLLEINLIKENQPKYNIMLKDDKSYPFIKITNERYPRLIITRQVKKDGGLYFGPYPDVGAANEIKRLLDRIFPFRKCTNPPSKVCFYYHIGQCMAHTICKKDEAYFKSMAQEVSDFLKGQDDKIIDDLKGKMASAAQSMEFERAAEYRDLIQAIGTLRTKQRVMAKDLQNRDVFGYYVDKGWMCVQVFFVRQGKLIERDVNLFPYYNDPDEDFLTYVGQFYQEKSHLVPNEVLIPQDIDEEAVKALVDTKIFKPQRGEKKQLVNLAIKNARVSLEQKFNLLEKSVEKTQGAIENLGRLLQIPTPVRIESFDNSNIMGTSPVSAMVVFVNGKPSKKDYRKYKIKTVVGPDDYASMREVIRRRYGRVQRDGLTPPDLIVIDGGQGQVNIAKQVIQEELGLDIPIAGLQKNDKHQTHELLFGDPLEVVELSRNSQEFFLLQRIQDEVHRFAITFHRQLRSKNSFSSQLDGIDGLGPKRKQNLMKHFKSLTKIKEASVDEIVEVGVPKAVAEAVQRKLNPQEEVELAQVAEERVDYQIEGEHNES
- a CDS encoding metallophosphoesterase family protein; this translates as MNHKIAILSDIHGNATALEAVIADAKTQGVSEYWLLGDIFLPGPGANDLVALLKGLPIAASVRGNWDDCVLEALDGEYGLEDPQEIQLMRLTQFLMERMDPATIDWLRSLPMLEKKEVDGLRFSLSHNLPNKNYGGDLLVENDTEKFDQLLDDEVDVAVYGHVHKQLLRYGSQGQQIINPGSIGMPYFNWEALKNHRAQYAVIEVEDGELVNILFRKVSYDYEAELELAKSKGLPFIEMYEELRRDDNYRGHNLELLASLIEKHGYVEDVKDFLEAIKSKYKID
- a CDS encoding nitroreductase family protein, with translation MKFLELNKKRHATKHFTDKPVDPKDVRTAIEIATLAPSAHNSQPWKFVVVREKNAELAKLAYGSNFEQVSSAPVTIALFTDTDLAKRARKIARVGGANNFSEEQLQYFMKNLPAEFARYSEQQISDYLALNAGLVAMNLVLALTDQGIGSNIILGFDKSKANEVLDIEDRFRPELLITVGYTDEKLEPSYRLPVDEIIEKR
- the pepV gene encoding dipeptidase PepV; its protein translation is MTAIDFTAEVEKRKEDLLADLFSLLEINSERDDSKADAEHPFGPGPVKALEKFLEIADRDGYPTKNVDNYAGHFEFGEGEEVLGIFAHMDVVPAGSGWDTDPYTPTIKDGRLYARGASDDKGPTTACYYGLKIIKELGLPTSKKVRFIVGTDEESGWADMDYYFEHVGLAKPDFGFSPDAEFPIINGEKGNITEYLHFAGENTGAARLHSFRGGLRENMVPESATAVVSGDLADLQAKLDTFVAEYKLRGEIQEDAGKYKVTIIGKSAHGAMPASGVNGATYLALFLSQFDFAGPAKDYLNIAGKILLNDHEGTNLKVAHVDEKMGALSMNAGVFRFDETSADNTIALNFRYPKGTSPEQIQSVLENLPVAAVSLSEHGHTPHYVPMEDPLVQTLLNVYEKQTGLQGHEQVIGGGTFGRLLERGVAYGAMFPDSIDTMHQANEFIALDDLFRAAAIYAEAIYELIK